One stretch of Cryptococcus neoformans var. neoformans B-3501A chromosome 5, whole genome shotgun sequence DNA includes these proteins:
- a CDS encoding hypothetical protein (HMMPfam hit to Kinesin, Kinesin motor domain, score: 331.1, E(): 1.6e-96) yields the protein MTMAPPPATPSASSKPRLPPKSAATAPATGRVTRLRAAKEAVASPAETSRQPGFLTKGKEGFRKVSGKIGQKEKVASTPRAKLAAQPISKPEASAESLKAYLRIRPPPVPDLVSTARPYLEIQSETDVLMRAPAENARHHIPRPPHLFSFDRVFPPDTAQSPFFTTTTLPLVEKLLQGENGLLFAYGVSNSGKSYTIQGGNTTSTTERGVLPRAIDVVFNSIEGSESKANLQPQGLADVVLCDEVDGSLNIVDPLAATEPRTDEAVKVDKNFSYAVFISYAEVYNEKIFDLLEAVLPTSSPSASIFPRPRATYDKFPRTSHMQGIPSVLNSSFNMAAMANGGGGVLKRQALSLKNDPDGNGKYIAGLKDVRVRTREEALAVFRSGQNARQVFGTLANRESSRSHGIFTIKVVRVHNGAPEDPDSAQVSRLAIVDLAGSERNRNTHTTGDRLKEAGNINKSLMVLGQCLEVLRSNQQKLSASSAVGVKKRIAVVPFRHSKLTEIFQNFFVGDGRAVIIINVNPYDTGFDENSHVMRFSASAREVQTTASNRVGLPLLKRQISTQFNAFKHAVSAPMKIKVTVPVIPKDDGAASQAMKSKIFAERESQGFVMVEEELEVKEEDAEDEDEEDKDLLVEYLFDQLKEMKTRLYESEMRAAAIEVEVREEVAREMQEAMQRMHKEFSQRLNEHVAASELKADRKIDIVMRTMTPAVSRIARYELSPAESSYADRDESRDDLSIEKSFESAIDESLLVSGDDSMVSSHSDPFLAKPASTIPKLTISRDSTSHRTLADRESDREMIKEEVKKHDEEYEDELTRSEDERSMVHENEEKEGIEEEEEKENDEEEEESEEEEEKEEEEEEEEEEEEEEEEEEGPDSDGSAFTISDEEVSEDDESEPSPPRRLSSVKRKDSNPIKRIPAKVPSRLQASSPLTPGAVKGNKMTHDATSKATSKTEKSREPVFETPGPLSVRVGQLQLGDDDDDELPIKTTVKKKRTLGKKKVVTEDDMERNDMNISGAEVKRLIRGAK from the exons ATGACAATGGCTCCACCTCCAGCAACGCCGAGTGCTTCCTCCAAACCGCGTCTCCCCCCCAAAAGCGCAGCAACAGCGCCTGCTACCGGCAGAGTCACTCGTCTTCGGGCTGCTAAAGAGGCCGTTGCAAGTCCTGCAGAAACCTCAAGACAACCAGGCTTCCTCacaaaaggaaaagaagggttTAGAAAGGTATCAGGGAAGATTGGacagaaagagaaggtg GCATCGACACCGAGAGCAAAGCTTGCCGCACAACCCATTTCTAAACCTGAAGCAAGTGCTGAGAGTCTAAAG GCGTACTTGAGAATACGGCCGCCTCCGGTCCCAGATTTGGTTTCGACAGCCCGACCGTATCTCGAGATTCAGTCAGAGACTGATGTGTTGATGCGCGCTCCTGCA GAGAATGCTCGGCACCACATTCCTAGACCaccccatctcttctcattcGATCGAGTCTTTCCTCCCGATACGGCTCAATCTCCCTTTTTCACGACTACTACTCTTCCCCTTGTGGAGAAACTGTTACAAGGAGAGAATGGTCTTCTATTTGCTTATGGTGTAAGCAATAGCGGGAAGTCGTATACCATTCAAGGTGGGAATACAACATCGACGACAGAGAGAGGTGTGCTTCCTAGGGCCATTGATGTCGTTTTCAATTCAATCGAGGGTTCAGAAAGCAAAGCAAAC CTTCAACCTCAAGGCCTTGCAGATGTGGTCTTGTGCGACGAAGTTGATGGCTCCCTGAACATTGTTGACCCTCTGGCTGCAACGGAACCGAGGACAGACGAAG CCGTGAAGGTCGATAAAAACTTCTCTTATGCTGTTTTTATATCGTACGCTGAGGTGTATAATGAGAAG ATTTTCGATCTCCTCGAAGCTGTACTCCCAACATCCTCTCCGTCAGCTTCCATTTTTCCTCGCCCCAGAGCAACTTATGACAAGTTTCCTCGAACATCTCACATGCAAGGTATTCCATCCGTCCTCAATTCCTCCTTTAACATGGCTGCCATGGCGaatggtggtggaggtgtgCTCAAGAGGCAGGCCCTTAGCTTGAAGAATGATCCtgatggaaatggaaaatATATCGCTGGGCTGAAAGATGTCCGTGTGCGAACCAGAGAA GAAGCTCTTGCGGTCTTCCGATCTGGCCAGAACGCTCGGCAAGTATTCGGTACCCTCGCGAACCGAGAATCCAGCCGAAGTCATGGCATTTTCACCATCAAAGTCGTCCGTGTCCACAATGGCGCACCCGAGGACCCCGATTCCGCTCAAGTCTCCCGCCTCGCCATTGTTGATCTCGCTGGCTCTGAGAGGAATAGGAACACGCATACTACTGGTGACAGATTGAAGGAGGCGGGTAACATCAACAAGTCGCTCATGGTGTTGGGTCAATGCCTTGAAGTACTGCGGTCGAATCAGCAAAAGTTGTCAGCATCCTCTGCCGTGGGAGTCAAGAAAAGGATTGCGGTCGTACCGTTTAGACATTCAAAATTGACAGAGATCTTCCAAAACTTCTTTGTTGGTGATGGGCGAGCA gtgatcatcatcaacgtcAATCCATACGACACAGGCTTCGACGAGAACTCGCATGTCATGCGGTTTTCCGCTTCTGCCCGCGAAGTGCAGACCACCGCTTCCAATCGAGTCGGCCTCCCACTCCTCAAACGTCAAATTAGCACCCAGTTTAATGCTTTCAAACATGCTGTCAGCGCGCCTATGAAAATCAAGGTGACTGTTCCGGTCATCCCGAAAGATGATGGTGCGGCGAGCCAGGCGATGAAAAGTAAGATTTTTGCGGAAAGGGAGAGTCAAGGTTTTGTCatggttgaggaagagttggaagtcaaagaggaggatgcggaggatgaagatgaggaggacaaggatCTGCTTGTGGAGTATCTGTTTGATCAGCTCAAGGAAATGAAAACCAGA CTTTATGAATCCGAAATGCGGGCGGCTGCCATCGAAGTTGAAGTACGCGAGGAAGTTGCCCGAGAGATGCAAGAGGCAATGCAAAGAATGCACAAAGAATTTTCTCAGCGATTGAACGAACAT GTCGCAGCGAGCGAGCTCAAAGCTGACCGAAAGATCGACATTGTCATGCGTACTATGACGCCTGCTGTATCACGTATCGCTCGATATGAACTCTCTCCTGCCGAATCTTCATATGCGGATCGCGATGAGTCGCGAGATGACCTGAGCATAGAGAAGAGCTTTGAGTCCGCCATTGATGAGTCTTTG CTTGTTTCTGGCGACGATTCCATGGTTTCCTCCCACTCCGatcctttccttgccaAACCTGCATCCACTATCCCTAAGCTCACAATTTCTCGTGACTCCACAAGTCACCGTACACTAGCTGATCGGGAGAGTGATAGAGAAATGATAAAAGAGGAGGTTAAGAAACATGACGAAGAgtatgaagatgagcttACCAGGagcgaggatgagagatCTATGGTGCatgaaaatgaagagaaggagggtattgaagaagaagaagaaaaggaaaatgatgaggaggaagaagaaagtgaggaggaagaggagaaagaggaagaggaggaagaggaggaagaggaggaagaggaggaagaggaagaggaaggaccCGATTCGGATGGCTCGGCATTTACCATCTCTGACGAAGAAGTttcagaagatgatgagagcgaGCCTTCCCCACCTCGTCGTCTATCTAGTGTCAAGCGCAAGGATAGCAACCCCATCAAGCGTATTCCTGCCAAGGTTCCTTCCAGGCTGCAGGCATCTAGCCCACTAACTCCCGGAGCTGTCAAGGGAAACAAGATGACCCACGACGCGACCTCAAAGGCAACTTCTAAGACAGAGAAGTCTCGGGAGCCTGTGTTCGAGACTCCAGGTCCTCTGAGCGTGAGAGTGGGACAACTTCAGcttggcgatgatgatgacgatgagttGCCGATAAAGACAacggtgaagaagaagag GACGCttgggaaaaagaaggtcgTGACTGAGGATGATATGGAGAGGAATGATATGAATATCTCTGGAGCAGAAGTCAAGAGACTGATTCGCGGGGCCAAGTAA
- a CDS encoding hypothetical protein (Match to EST gb|CF189448.1|CF189448), which yields MTLTTDSRTQKLQQFTIRAANFSQAEQHARAAWAIWNKGKTWQQFWEIFQMEINEAEWGKEALVCWVLVRLDDPEGDIYAGCKTFRRNAWVKHRGADDIEEGYVYDVTYVVTPKQHLRNGYANRLLSLLHRYLGPEAKLPPVPESWGRDQPTLPLSPEVASRVPKAIGSYLWSDIGSTFYSRCSIGENRPGWVVEEPSITELVWKIHPSTVSIEEPLEWLYIDDLKAVAEELHVRQQKRLREANTSERSLFLADPATPGSLGYLTIKGSWSTPTDISLPAGLRIKSASGNPSDDAIILFTLHCSLIAPRFLIRFVSNLSPAQLPVALSAFDDIATQAGHTEGCVWGLTEEKELVEAWRAQPGREVAIGRRPELDGHMLGVAWYGKEEDNGGLLDTQMWGWQ from the exons ATGACACTTACGACCGACTCTCGAACGCAAAAACTGCAGCAATTCACTATCCGAGCTGCGAACTTTAGTCAAGCTGAGCAACATGCCCGAGCTGCTTGGGCCATCTGGAACAAGGGCAAGACATGGCAA CAATTCTGGGAAATCTTCCAAATGGAGATCAACGAGGCTGAATGGGGTAAAGAGGCGCTCGTCTGCTG GGTGTTAGTTCGCTTAGATGATCCCGAAGGCGACATTTACGCTGGATGCAAGAC CTTCCGACGAAACGCCTGGGTAAAGCACCGAGGAGCAGATGACATCGAAGAGGGTTATGTGTACGATGTGACTTATGTCGTCACTCCCAAGCAACATCTTC GTAACGGCTATGCCAACCGTCTTCtcagtcttcttcatcgctaCCTCGGCCCTGAAGCCAAACTTCCACCTGTGCCAGAATCATGGGGAAGGGACCAACCAACCCTCCCCCTCTCTCCCGAAGTTGCCTCTCGAGTCCCAAAGGCTATAGGATCCTATCTTTGGTCAGACATTGGCTCTACCTTTTACTCTCGATGCTCTATCGGCGAGAATCGTCCGGGATGGGTCGTTGAGGAGCCCTCCATCACCGAACTGGTCTGGAAGATTCATCCTTCAACTGTGTCTATTGAAGAGCCTCTGGAATGGCTTTATATAGACGATCTGAAAGCCGTCGCGGAGGAGCTGCACGTCCGTCAGCAAAAGAGGTTGAGAGAAGCTAACACTTCTGAACgatctcttttccttgccgATCCGGCAACTCCAGGCAGCTTGGGATATCTTACCATCAAGGGTTCTTGGTCAACACCGACAGACATATCTTTGCCTGCCGGTTTACGCATCAAATCAGCATCTGGCAACCCCTCTGACGATGCGATCATTCTTTTCACCCTTCACTGCAGCCTCATCGCACCTCGTTTCTTGATCCGATTCGTCTCCAACCTCTCCCCGGCTCAACTGCCTGTTGCTCTTTCAGCGTTTGATGACATTGCCACCCAGGCGGGTCATACAGAGGGATGTGTTTGGGGCTTGacggaggagaaggaattgGTAGAGGCCTGGAGAGCTCAACCTGGAAGGGAAGTGGCTATCGGAAGGAGACCAGAGCTTGATGGGCATATGCTGGGTGTGGCATGGTatggaaaggaggaggacaacGGTGGTTTATTAGACACTCAAATGTGGGGCTGGCAATAG
- a CDS encoding hypothetical protein (HMMPfam hit to GFO_IDH_MocA, Oxidoreductase family, NAD-binding Rossmann fold, score: 58.4, E(): 2e-14) codes for MTPPRSLLRYITSMSSKQPFVARWGILGCGWISSEFTKDIGRPMASRNVTDVSHAIAAVGSRSLSKAEDFISKYCPNGAAGQQDGLVDFKPKAYGSYKGVVEDPNVNIVYVGSMNIAHYEDAKLALEAGKNCLLEKPATLNAAEWKHLVSIAKKNDVFLMEAVWTRFNPVMLAIQKAIHEDNLIGEIRCMYSDLAMDAYKKRPNTNRLFAAELGGGSLLDLGPYPLVWTMMILYRHPMNQLTPPDKVGSTMLQHHTGVDLATSITLTFPKLNAVSFCTTNLLSNVQKYQNTRIVGSKGEILVHGLTSRPQKYTIRRLLNPEIEDGDYEDETIDMTFDGFGLYWEADAVARCLRDGLKECPSMPHAETTMTMEIFDKVRKEGGYEFLPGLEKVKA; via the exons ATGACTCCTCCCAGATCGCTACTACGATATATCACCAGTATGTCTTCTAAACAACCCTTCGTCGCTCGGTGGGGTATTCTTGGATGTGGTTGGATTTCATCCGAATTTACCAAAGATATCGGCCGTCCCATGGCCTCAAGAAACGTCACAGACGTCTCTCATGCcattgctgctgttggGTCCCGTTCGCTTTCCAAAGCAGAGGATTTCATCAGCAAATACTGTCCCAATGGAGCTGCGGGTCAACAAGATGGACTTGTGGACTTCAAGCCCAAAGCATACGGTTCATACAAAGGCGTTGTGGAGGATCCT AATGTCAACATTGTGTATGTGGGTAGTATGAACATTGCTCATTATGAGGATGCCAAGCTCGCTTTGGAAGCTGGCAAAAACTGCCTTCTGGAGAAA CCAGCAACCCTCAATGCCGCAGAGTGGAAGCACCTTGTCTCAATTGCCAAAAAGAACGATGTTTTCCTTATGGAAG CCGTTTGGACCCGATTCAACCCCGTTATGTTAGCCATTCAGAAAGCTATCCATGAAGACAACCTTATCGGTGAGATCAGATGCATGTACTCGGACCTCGCCATGGACGCCTACAAGAAACGACCTAATACAAACCGACTGTTCGCTGCTGAGCTTGGCGGTGGTAgcctccttgatcttggaCCTTACCCTCTCGTGTGG ACAATGATGATCCTCTACCGCCATCCTATGAATCAGCTCACACCTCCTGACAAGGTTGGCAGTACGATGCTACAACACCACACTGGTGTCGACCTTGCAACCAGCATCACCTTGACCTTCCCTAAGTTGAACGCCGTGTCATTCT GCACGACAaatcttctctccaatGTTCAAAAATATCAAAATACCCGTATCGTTGGCTCCAAGGGAGAGATCCTCGTTCATGGCCTCACTTCTCGCCCTCAAAAGTATACTATCCGTAGACTTCTTAACCCCGAGATTGAGGACGGGGACTACGAGGATGAGACAATCGATATGACTTTCGATGGGTTTGGGCTGTATTGGGAAGCCGATGCTGTGGCCAGGTGTCTGAGAGACGGGTTGAAGGAGTGTCCGAGCATGCCGCATGCGGAGACGACGATGACTATGGAG ATTTTCGACAAGGTCAGGAAAGAGGGTGGTTATGAGTTCCTTCCTGGGTTGGAGAAAGTCAAGGCGTAA
- a CDS encoding hypothetical protein (HMMPfam hit to Pro_dh, Proline dehydrogenase, score: 37.4, E(): 3.5e-11): protein MRASRFVIPSTQPVRFRRQFRPAWIPSLGTGYDSCCVYFTTTSSSISSDSGSESGPSSGFSSRRFRRRYLYPLAFLPAGFLLVPTLSAETEPFPGAGSSSLQIASTAQLLRTWLVYSLISFPGVVDYSPKILSILINSPLRLPTEWFVRNTFFEQFVPGETVEDCISSLKALRTRGIGAMLNYSAEVDESQLQDDNTYGKEARRQRERKHRLEQVMMALEKSGEYERSLPVEQRGATGFALKVTGIVDPNVLERASYTLLRLRSLAESSSTNAPNTPLFVPYPCTPESLDCQVLARTKDLNFGDPRELFALKDKWDDIGVLETDPGLKEDDLEVLSDLWYNLRKIGEKAKENDVVLIIDAEHTWYQPALDGYTLLLSEVFNKPPKSKSEKWNGPLIYGTYQSYLRRQPTHLMHAIQHAEANGYALGLKLVRGAYHLQERKKWLDEDRLGADPIWPNKPVTDVSYDGSISTILTTLSDQLKSFHPERALSVIFGTHNPESCDIICENLLKNGLAEKGSSGLMRLKKDVRGRVRIAQLYGMKDDLTDRNAARFVNDGQPVAFKYIAYGKLEEVMPFLGRRAFENKSLMSGEQGAAGERKRVTQELWRRYLGRSSSIVPACAA, encoded by the exons ATGCGTGCTTCCCGCTTCGTGATCCCATCCACACAACCTGTCCGTTTTAGAAGGCAGTTCAGACCAGCTTGGATACCTTCACTTGGGACTGGTTATGATAGTTGTTGTGTATATTTCAccaccacttcttcctccatttcttctGATTCTGGCTCTGAATCGGGCCCTAGCTCTGGTTTTAGCTCCCGCCGCTTCCGTCGTCGTTATCTCTACCCTCTCGCATTTCTCCCGGCCggttttcttcttgttcccACTCTCTCAGCTGAGACCGAACCATTTCCTGGTGCtggctcctcttcccttcaaATCGCATCTACAGCCCAGCTTCTTCGAACATGGCTAGTTTACTCGctcatttccttcccaGGCGTCGTCGACTACTCTCCAAAGATATTATCCATCCTTATTAATTCTCCTTTGCGCCTGCCCACAGAATGGTTCGTCCGGAACACTTTCTTCGAGCAATTTGTTCCAGGTGAGACTGTGGAAGACTGCATTTCGTCTTTGAAAGCCCTGCGCACTAGGGGGATAGGGGCAATGTTAAACTACTCTGCTGAAGTTGATGAATCTCAGTTACAAGACGATAATACTTATGGAAAGGAGGCAAGGCGCcagagagaaaggaagcaCAGGCTAGAGCAAGTCATGATGGCATTGGAAAAGAGTGGAGAATATGAAAGAAGTCTGCCTGTCGAACAAAGAGGTGCCACCGGCTTCGCTCTCAAGGTT ACCGGTATCGTTGACCCCAATGTCCTTGAGCGGGCCTCTTACACTTTGCTTCGTCTACGATCCCTGGCCGAATCCAGCTCCACTAACGCCCCAAACACCCCTCTTTTTGTACCTTACCCATGTACCCCCGAATCTCTCGACTGTCAAGTCCTTGCTCGTACAAAAGACCTCAATTTCGGCGATCCAAGAGAACTGTTCGCTTTGAAGGATAAATGGGATGATATCGGAGTATTGGAGACTGATCCAGggttgaaagaagatgatctAGAAGTACTTAGCGACCTTTGGTACAATTTAAGGAAGATTGGGGAAAAAGCTAAAGAGAACGA CGTTGTGCTCATCATTGATGCCGAGCACACATGGTACCAGCCAGCCTTGGATGGCTacactctcctcttgtcTGAAGTATTCAATAAGCCTCCAAAGTCAAAGAGTGAGAAGTGGAATGGCCCTCTTATCTA CGGGACCTACCAGTCATACCTACGTCGTCAACCAACCCACCTCATGCACGCAATCCAACATGCAGAGGCCAACGGTTACGCTCTCGGTCTCAAACTCGTCCGTGGTGCCTATCACCTCCAAGAACGCAAGAAATGGCTTGATGAAGATCGCCTGGGTGCGGACCCCATCTGGCCCAACAAGCCTGTCACCGATGTCTCTTACGACggttccatctccaccatcctcaccacccTCTCTGATCAACTCAAATCTTTTCACCCCGAACGAGCGCTAAGCGTCATTTTCGGTACTCACAACCCCGAATCTTGTGATATCATCTGTGAGAATCTGCTTAAAAACGGCTTGGCTGAAAAGGGATCCAGTGGGTtgatgagattgaagaaggacgtGAGAGGTAGAGTCAGGATAGCGCAGCTGTACGGCATGAAGGACGACCTTACAGATCGCAACGCTGCTAGATTCGTTAACGACGGTCAGCCCGTCGCTTTCAAGTACATCGCCTATGGCAAGCTCGAGGAAGTCATGCCTTTCCTCGGTAGGAGGGCATTTGAAAACAAGAGCTTGATGAGCGGAGAGCAAGGCGCCGCTGgtgaaaggaaaagggttACTCAGGAGTTGTGGAGAAGGTATTTAGGGcgatcttcttctatcGTCCCCGCTTGCGCAGCTTAA